One genomic segment of Streptomyces sp. RerS4 includes these proteins:
- a CDS encoding NADP-dependent oxidoreductase → MTTHTAHAVHLIARPTGFPTPGEFAYVSSPVPEPAPGEALVENLLLSVDPYHRGLMDGGEDGLDLHTPLEGRSVGRVLASRDPGLNEGDLVFHRAGWRTHALVSLGVDGTRRLRVHEGVPLEAYLSILGGTGLTAYAALTRTAALREGEDLFVSAAAGGVGTATGHIARLLGARRIIGSAGSAAKVRHLTGTLGFDAAFDYHDGPVGEQLAQTAPDGIDVYVDNVGGDHLEGAIDSLRDFGRIAWVGAISMYNGDRSPAAPRNLFEVVHKSLRLEGVLVRNHTNLQDELEDFLVPHLRSGAVGTDTTVVQGFDRTVEAFLGMLRGENLGKMLVRLAD, encoded by the coding sequence ATGACCACGCACACCGCTCACGCCGTCCACCTGATCGCCCGTCCGACCGGCTTCCCCACCCCCGGCGAGTTCGCCTACGTCTCCTCCCCCGTCCCCGAACCCGCCCCCGGCGAGGCCCTCGTGGAGAACCTGCTGCTCTCCGTGGACCCCTACCACCGGGGCCTGATGGACGGCGGCGAGGACGGCTTGGACCTGCACACCCCGCTGGAGGGCCGCTCCGTGGGCCGCGTACTCGCCTCGCGCGACCCGGGGCTGAACGAAGGCGACCTGGTCTTCCACCGCGCCGGCTGGCGTACGCACGCCCTGGTCAGCCTCGGCGTCGACGGCACGCGACGCCTGCGCGTACACGAGGGCGTCCCCCTGGAGGCGTACCTGTCCATCCTGGGCGGGACCGGCCTGACCGCGTACGCCGCCCTCACCCGCACCGCCGCCCTGCGCGAGGGCGAGGACCTCTTCGTCTCCGCCGCGGCGGGCGGCGTCGGCACGGCGACCGGACACATCGCCCGGCTGCTCGGCGCCCGCCGGATCATCGGCAGCGCCGGCTCGGCGGCGAAGGTGCGCCACCTCACCGGCACGCTCGGCTTCGACGCCGCCTTCGACTACCACGACGGGCCGGTGGGCGAGCAGTTGGCGCAGACGGCCCCCGACGGGATCGACGTCTACGTGGACAACGTGGGCGGCGACCACCTGGAGGGCGCGATCGACTCCCTGCGCGATTTCGGGCGGATCGCCTGGGTCGGCGCGATCTCGATGTACAACGGCGACCGCTCCCCGGCGGCGCCGCGCAACCTCTTCGAGGTGGTCCACAAGTCGCTGCGCCTGGAAGGCGTATTGGTTCGAAACCACACCAATCTCCAGGACGAGTTGGAGGACTTCCTGGTCCCGCACCTGCGCAGCGGCGCGGTGGGCACCGACACCACCGTTGTCCAGGGATTCGACCGGACGGTGGAGGCTTTCCTCGGGATGCTCCGCGGGGAGAATCTGGG